In Chitinophaga varians, the following are encoded in one genomic region:
- a CDS encoding acyl-CoA desaturase, protein MTAILIFFCVHWFLSLFFHTFYLHRYASHQMYTTNKFWERFFYFCTWFFQGSSYLIPRAYGVMHRMHHEYSDTEHDPHSPHFFKDVWTMMVQTRKIYNGFVTRTNTVDAKFMEEPLPEWEAMDRFGDSNITRIAWMAIYVAFYVAFVPAGMWYLYLLLPIHFLMGPVQGAIVNWCGHKYGYSNFDNGDKSKNTSPWGIILLGELFQNNHHKFKDSPNFAKKWYELDPSYQVMKLLNVVGIIKLKPALVTPARMKKAA, encoded by the coding sequence ATGACGGCGATCCTGATATTCTTCTGTGTGCACTGGTTCTTGTCACTGTTCTTCCACACGTTTTATCTGCACCGTTATGCATCTCATCAGATGTATACCACCAATAAATTCTGGGAACGTTTCTTTTATTTCTGTACCTGGTTTTTCCAGGGGTCTTCCTATCTCATCCCGCGTGCTTACGGGGTGATGCACCGGATGCACCACGAATACAGCGATACTGAACACGATCCGCATTCTCCGCATTTCTTTAAGGATGTGTGGACCATGATGGTGCAGACCCGTAAGATCTACAATGGCTTCGTGACCCGTACCAACACAGTAGACGCTAAGTTTATGGAGGAGCCACTTCCGGAATGGGAAGCAATGGACAGGTTTGGTGACAGCAATATCACCCGCATAGCCTGGATGGCTATTTATGTTGCTTTCTACGTGGCTTTTGTGCCTGCCGGCATGTGGTATCTTTACCTGTTGCTGCCGATCCACTTCCTGATGGGCCCTGTACAGGGAGCTATCGTGAACTGGTGTGGCCACAAATACGGTTACAGCAACTTTGATAACGGTGACAAGTCTAAAAACACTTCTCCCTGGGGTATCATCCTGCTGGGCGAACTGTTCCAGAACAATCACCACAAATTCAAAGACAGTCCTAACTTTGCCAAAAAATGGTACGAACTGGACCCAAGCTACCAGGTGATGAAACTGCTGAACGTAGTAGGCATCATTAAACTCAAACCGGCGCTGGTAACACCGGCCCGCATGAAAAAAGCGGCTTAA
- a CDS encoding ABC transporter substrate-binding protein: MKSSYCQVVISVLCLGGLCSLLLGSCGHTESHDQQVFRYNQTEGISSLDPAFAKSQAVIWAVSQLYNTLVAQDTNLTIQPSLARQWQVSADHRTYTFELRTDVYFHDNDIFPGGKGRRMTAQDVVYSLQRIIDPATASPGAWIFNGRIAADSGFRALNDSTFQLTLVRPFHPILGILSMQYCSIVPHEAVEKYGKDFRNHPCGTGPFKFFFWDEGQGLVFHRNPNYFERDAQGRRLPYLDAVQISFLDSKASEFLMFRQGQLDFINDIDASFKDEILSKQGALKQEWRDKMVLDKKPFLNTEYLGFLADSNNALVKNAPTRIKKVRQAINYGFDRTKMITYLRNGKGTPASSGFVPAGLPSFDTAKVKGYTYDPGKARQLLAEAGFPGGKGLPVIKLLSIPIYADMADYVANQLQEIGIRIQVEVVQKSLLLEQTAKSQALFFRGSWIADYPDAESYLAMFYSRNPAPPNYTRYANPAFDKLYEQALEENNDSLRYELYQQMDRQIIADAPVVPLFYDQVVRLVQPHVSGLYNNGMNLLELRYVRKK; the protein is encoded by the coding sequence ATGAAAAGTAGTTATTGTCAGGTGGTTATATCCGTTCTTTGCCTTGGAGGACTGTGCAGCTTGTTGCTCGGTTCCTGCGGACATACGGAAAGCCATGATCAGCAGGTATTTCGATATAACCAGACAGAAGGGATCAGCAGCCTGGACCCGGCCTTTGCCAAAAGTCAGGCCGTTATCTGGGCGGTAAGCCAGTTGTATAATACACTGGTGGCGCAGGACACCAACCTGACCATTCAGCCTTCCCTGGCCCGGCAATGGCAGGTGTCCGCCGATCACCGCACATATACCTTCGAACTGCGGACAGACGTCTATTTTCATGACAATGATATTTTTCCTGGAGGGAAGGGGCGGCGTATGACAGCGCAGGACGTGGTCTACAGCCTGCAACGGATCATCGACCCTGCCACTGCTTCCCCGGGCGCCTGGATATTCAACGGCCGTATTGCGGCGGACAGCGGCTTCCGCGCACTGAACGATTCCACCTTTCAGCTGACGTTGGTAAGACCTTTCCATCCTATACTGGGCATTCTGAGCATGCAGTATTGTTCGATAGTGCCGCATGAAGCCGTGGAGAAATATGGTAAAGACTTCCGGAACCATCCCTGTGGCACAGGACCGTTTAAATTCTTCTTCTGGGACGAAGGCCAGGGACTGGTCTTCCATCGCAACCCGAACTATTTTGAGCGCGACGCCCAGGGGAGGCGGTTGCCTTACCTCGACGCTGTGCAGATCAGTTTTCTGGATAGTAAAGCATCCGAGTTCCTGATGTTCCGTCAGGGACAGCTGGACTTTATTAATGACATCGATGCTTCCTTTAAAGACGAAATCCTCAGCAAACAGGGAGCACTGAAGCAGGAGTGGAGAGATAAAATGGTGCTGGACAAAAAGCCTTTCCTGAATACCGAATACCTGGGCTTCCTGGCAGACAGTAATAACGCCCTGGTGAAAAATGCACCTACGCGGATAAAGAAGGTACGGCAGGCCATCAACTACGGGTTCGACCGTACGAAGATGATCACCTACCTGCGCAACGGAAAAGGTACGCCCGCATCGTCGGGTTTTGTGCCGGCGGGACTGCCGTCGTTTGATACTGCCAAAGTAAAAGGATATACCTACGATCCCGGAAAGGCGCGGCAGTTGCTGGCAGAGGCGGGGTTCCCGGGTGGAAAAGGCCTGCCGGTCATTAAGCTGCTGTCTATTCCTATCTATGCCGACATGGCGGATTATGTAGCCAACCAGTTGCAGGAAATTGGTATCCGCATACAGGTGGAGGTGGTGCAGAAAAGCCTGCTGCTGGAGCAAACAGCCAAGTCACAGGCGCTCTTTTTCCGCGGCAGCTGGATAGCCGATTATCCCGACGCAGAGAGTTACCTGGCCATGTTCTACAGCCGTAATCCCGCGCCGCCCAATTACACCCGCTACGCTAATCCGGCCTTTGACAAGTTATATGAACAGGCACTGGAGGAAAACAATGACAGCCTGCGGTATGAACTGTATCAGCAGATGGACCGTCAGATCATTGCTGACGCTCCGGTGGTGCCGCTGTTCTACGACCAGGTGGTGCGGCTGGTCCAGCCTCATGTGTCCGGTCTTTATAATAACGGGATGAACCTGTTGGAACTCAGGTATGTTCGTAAGAAATAG